From a region of the Acinetobacter larvae genome:
- the ybaK gene encoding Cys-tRNA(Pro) deacylase translates to MTPACKFLKTQKIDFSIHSYEHDPQAKNFGLEAAEKLGLAIHEVFKTLLVCDDKHYFVAILPVAHQLNLKKVAAVFARKKVQMAEPKDAERLTGYLVGGISPFAQKKRLKTVICSSAAALDKVYVSGGKRGLDIGLKPDDLIAVLGAQYADIVETP, encoded by the coding sequence ATGACCCCTGCATGTAAGTTTTTAAAAACACAAAAAATCGATTTCAGTATTCATAGCTATGAGCATGATCCGCAGGCAAAGAACTTTGGTTTGGAAGCGGCTGAAAAGCTTGGTTTGGCCATACATGAAGTTTTTAAGACCTTATTGGTCTGCGATGATAAACACTACTTTGTGGCGATTTTGCCTGTGGCACATCAGCTGAACCTAAAGAAAGTCGCTGCAGTTTTTGCCCGTAAAAAAGTACAGATGGCTGAACCCAAAGATGCAGAACGTTTAACAGGGTATTTAGTCGGGGGGATTAGCCCTTTTGCTCAAAAAAAGCGTTTAAAAACGGTGATATGCTCTAGCGCAGCTGCACTCGATAAGGTCTATGTCAGTGGTGGAAAAAGAGGTTTAGACATCGGACTGAAACCAGATGATCTCATCGCGGTATTGGGTGCTCAATATGCCGATATCGTAGAGACCCCATAA